In Rubrivirga sp. SAORIC476, the following are encoded in one genomic region:
- a CDS encoding apolipoprotein N-acyltransferase, which produces MVSNKPQHPPFSSFGWSLSGALLIALSLPPLGVYPLAWVGLVPLIARWALRRPSLDYVRELYALLLTTSCCVGFWLLFNPSASTAALGGITLFLVPIPLVVAFAISGVVRERLGLIAGLFALALNILAAEFVTLALGVSIPWLVLGYTQADAVEFIQMADIGGVLLLSLWVLLLNFTAFLALPRSDKPGDRYGERGVSMAIFTALVAIPVAYGGIRTAQADVPAAFTRVGIVQPGVSPMDWDRQSPTVKIDDLASQSDDLLQASARGSSAPDSTTNGRAVAENPSEIHLLIWPQTSLPFMGTNEGEAQLYDRLQRWTSQRGIMLLAGAETAPKGLERSYRPPRPGELANSAVLFQPGEEIVRYDQMRSVPFADRKAAQGTDRVLFHADGADIATAVGFESVFGNHIRQFTRDGADLIVVLSRNDLWGRSAGLYQHLQFTRLRAIESRRSVVISTVGGISALISPTGEIDEIAGWRDSETRSVQVPTYRGQTFYVRHGDWIGRWAFGFALLFNIAAIGLSIFAPELVGTKRIQAKRMVRRPSMV; this is translated from the coding sequence CTGCCGCCGCTCGGCGTATACCCTCTCGCCTGGGTGGGTCTGGTTCCGCTGATCGCGCGCTGGGCCCTCCGCCGCCCCTCGCTGGACTACGTCCGCGAGCTGTACGCGCTCCTGCTGACCACGAGTTGCTGCGTCGGCTTCTGGCTCCTCTTCAACCCGAGCGCGTCGACGGCCGCCCTGGGCGGGATCACGCTGTTCCTCGTGCCGATCCCCCTCGTGGTGGCCTTCGCCATCTCCGGCGTCGTGCGCGAGCGCCTGGGCCTGATCGCCGGGCTGTTCGCCCTCGCGCTCAACATCCTCGCGGCCGAGTTTGTGACGCTCGCCCTGGGCGTCTCCATCCCGTGGCTGGTGCTCGGCTACACGCAGGCCGACGCCGTGGAGTTCATTCAGATGGCCGACATCGGCGGCGTGCTGCTGCTGAGCCTCTGGGTGCTGCTCCTCAACTTCACCGCCTTCCTCGCGCTACCCCGGTCCGACAAGCCCGGCGATCGCTACGGCGAACGGGGCGTGTCGATGGCCATCTTTACGGCGCTCGTCGCGATTCCCGTCGCGTACGGCGGCATCCGGACCGCGCAGGCCGACGTGCCGGCGGCCTTCACGCGCGTCGGCATCGTGCAGCCCGGCGTCTCCCCGATGGACTGGGACCGCCAGTCGCCCACAGTCAAGATCGACGACCTCGCGTCACAGTCCGACGACCTCCTCCAGGCCTCAGCCCGGGGCTCCTCGGCGCCGGACTCGACGACCAACGGACGAGCCGTGGCAGAGAACCCCTCGGAGATCCATCTCCTGATCTGGCCCCAGACGTCGCTCCCGTTCATGGGCACCAACGAGGGTGAGGCGCAGCTCTACGACCGACTCCAGCGGTGGACCTCCCAGCGGGGCATCATGCTGCTGGCCGGTGCCGAGACCGCACCCAAGGGCCTGGAGCGCAGCTACCGCCCGCCGCGTCCCGGCGAGCTGGCCAACTCGGCGGTGCTGTTCCAGCCCGGCGAGGAGATCGTCCGCTACGACCAGATGCGGTCGGTCCCGTTCGCGGATCGCAAGGCCGCCCAGGGCACCGACCGGGTGCTGTTCCACGCCGACGGTGCGGACATCGCGACGGCGGTGGGCTTCGAGTCCGTCTTCGGCAACCACATCCGGCAGTTCACTCGCGACGGGGCGGACCTCATCGTGGTCCTCTCGCGCAACGACCTCTGGGGACGCTCGGCGGGGCTCTACCAGCACCTCCAGTTCACGCGACTCCGCGCCATCGAGTCGCGGCGCTCCGTCGTCATCTCGACCGTCGGCGGCATCTCCGCGCTGATCAGCCCGACCGGCGAGATCGACGAGATCGCCGGGTGGCGAGACAGCGAGACGCGCTCGGTGCAGGTCCCGACCTACCGCGGCCAGACGTTCTACGTCCGCCACGGCGACTGGATCGGCCGCTGGGCGTTCGGCTTCGCGCTGCTGTTCAACATCGCAGCGATCGGCCTGAGCATCTTCGCCCCGGAGCTCGTCGGGACGAAGCGGATCCAGGCGAAGCGGATGGTGCGCCGCCCCTCGATGGTGTAG
- a CDS encoding nucleoside triphosphate pyrophosphatase has translation MLALSVPLVLASASPRRRDLLARLGLTFEVRPSDADETWPEALAPGPAAASVALRKAHATDAAEALILAADTVVVYEGEILGKPADADEATATLSRLSGQTHEVATGLALRLGDRQTTAFETTRVTFAPLSPAEIAAYVATGSPMDKAGSYGIQDDLGAVFVDRIEGDYFNVVGLPLRRLYATLRAFVPDLVSLS, from the coding sequence ATGCTCGCTCTCTCCGTCCCCCTCGTGCTCGCCTCGGCATCGCCGCGCCGCCGCGACCTCCTGGCCCGCCTCGGGCTGACGTTCGAGGTCCGCCCCAGCGACGCGGACGAGACGTGGCCCGAGGCCCTCGCGCCCGGCCCCGCTGCGGCGTCGGTGGCCCTCCGCAAGGCGCACGCCACCGACGCCGCCGAGGCCCTCATCCTGGCGGCCGACACGGTCGTGGTGTACGAGGGCGAGATCCTGGGCAAGCCCGCCGACGCCGACGAGGCGACCGCGACGCTGTCCCGACTGAGCGGCCAGACCCACGAGGTGGCCACCGGACTGGCGCTTCGCCTCGGGGATCGGCAGACGACGGCCTTCGAGACGACGCGCGTGACGTTCGCGCCCCTCTCCCCCGCCGAGATCGCCGCCTACGTCGCCACGGGGTCTCCGATGGACAAGGCGGGCTCGTACGGGATCCAGGACGATCTGGGGGCCGTCTTCGTAGACCGCATCGAGGGCGACTACTTCAACGTGGTCGGGTTGCCGCTCCGGCGCCTCTACGCCACCCTGCGTGCCTTCGTCCCCGACCTCGTCTCGCTCTCCTGA
- a CDS encoding fasciclin domain-containing protein encodes MPPILLTGRLTVLLLALAVVGCSDPAPSDPARADSSATEAPPVTSGRQSVADVASANPQLQTLHRLLVATGLTETLADTSTTYTLFAPSDAAFAALGEEALAALDADPEAARAALLGHVVATRMLSFDVFPDLAIETVGGSELTFAEAGDGLAVQSGGTTARITDADLDADNGVVHLIDTVLIP; translated from the coding sequence ATGCCGCCGATCCTGCTCACGGGCCGCCTCACCGTTCTTCTCCTCGCGCTCGCCGTCGTCGGCTGCTCCGACCCGGCCCCGTCGGACCCCGCTCGGGCGGACTCCTCGGCCACGGAAGCCCCTCCCGTTACCTCCGGCCGCCAGTCGGTCGCGGACGTCGCCTCGGCCAACCCGCAGTTGCAGACGCTCCATCGCCTGCTCGTCGCCACCGGCCTGACTGAGACGCTCGCGGACACCTCTACGACGTACACGCTCTTCGCCCCCTCCGACGCCGCCTTCGCCGCGCTGGGCGAGGAGGCCCTCGCGGCCCTCGACGCCGACCCCGAGGCGGCCCGAGCCGCGCTCCTCGGACACGTCGTGGCGACGCGCATGCTCTCGTTCGACGTCTTCCCCGACCTCGCCATCGAGACCGTCGGCGGGTCGGAGTTGACGTTCGCCGAGGCGGGCGACGGACTCGCAGTCCAGTCCGGAGGTACCACGGCCCGCATCACCGACGCCGACCTGGACGCTGACAACGGCGTGGTTCACCTCATCGACACCGTCCTGATCCCATGA
- a CDS encoding SDR family NAD(P)-dependent oxidoreductase, which translates to MTDASTDSPVYVLVGGTGGIGAPLARRLAADGARLVLGARDGDRLGALAGETGARAFTLDATDADAVSGLMGAAMEAHGRIDGAINLVGSILLKPAHATSPAEFDDTLTLNLKTAFYVVRAAAKAMQANKVQEGGSIVLMSSVAGRYGLPNHEAVAAAKAGIEGLVRAAAATYAPRGIRVNAVAPGLVRTPLAGRLVATEQAVEASAAMHPLGRIGEPEDLTDALAFLLDSARSAWVTGQTLSVDGGFATVRPR; encoded by the coding sequence ATGACCGACGCTTCGACCGACAGCCCCGTCTACGTGCTGGTGGGCGGCACAGGCGGCATCGGGGCGCCGCTCGCCCGCCGCCTCGCCGCCGACGGCGCCCGCCTGGTGCTGGGCGCCCGCGACGGCGACCGCCTCGGGGCCCTCGCTGGGGAGACCGGCGCCCGCGCCTTCACCCTGGACGCCACCGATGCCGATGCCGTCTCCGGGCTGATGGGTGCCGCGATGGAGGCCCACGGCCGCATCGACGGCGCGATCAACCTGGTCGGCTCCATCCTCCTGAAGCCCGCCCATGCCACCTCCCCTGCCGAGTTCGACGACACGCTGACGCTCAACCTGAAGACGGCGTTCTACGTCGTTCGCGCGGCCGCCAAGGCCATGCAGGCCAACAAGGTGCAGGAGGGCGGCTCCATCGTCCTGATGTCGAGCGTCGCGGGCCGCTACGGGCTCCCGAACCACGAGGCCGTCGCGGCGGCCAAGGCCGGCATCGAGGGGCTCGTGCGCGCGGCGGCAGCGACCTACGCGCCCCGAGGGATCCGCGTCAACGCCGTCGCCCCTGGCCTCGTGCGGACACCGCTGGCGGGCCGCCTCGTGGCGACCGAGCAAGCCGTTGAGGCGTCCGCTGCGATGCACCCACTCGGTCGCATCGGCGAGCCCGAGGACCTGACCGACGCGCTCGCCTTCCTCCTGGACTCAGCGCGGAGCGCCTGGGTGACCGGCCAGACGCTCTCCGTCGACGGCGGCTTCGCGACGGTCCGGCCGCGATAA
- a CDS encoding serine hydrolase, whose product MSLIVKIVTAVGLAAAAIWSASSVPVPAPAPALAPWGPSEASAEVLADSLALDVLIGQVVGAPDDATGLDRAIAEGRVGRIVVSPRRVDAHLARLRDWQARAPLPLSLATQAEQVALDGPLTASTVGLAAAARPDLAFMTGRARAESARDLGIQTPGSGLRLGADETSERPVEQALVRGLREGQTLPAVTLAAAADLDAFDTLAEAGLMEVHVDASTPSGAALVGQVTQRGSYRGLVVADLGRSAAGAVAALRDGADLVVSSTPSAAYDSLSHALRTGRLAAERVREASRRILAAKAWSGLELVTPEPRGGGDGSTRSLRIDPLRAPSASLLHRTQLLTAEIARASVAVVQTEEGPLPLVGPRPRRVFTVVLDPGASVERALPFVNTLATGLGPGSSASYARLGLGKDEAHYREALDATRDADVVVIAAFPDADGRLAARHQAVLGSLPTRLPTVMVAFDDGALAAGMRRPDALLVANGTSEMAQTAAAQAIAGQIPVSGRLTRPVAGLAATGDGVRLAQQVLRPGSPEEAGIAAGAAARIDDVMQRAVSSGAFPGGAIAVGRSGVLLALQGYGRLTAGGARVTPDTPYDLASLTKVVGTTATAMRMVEDGRLDLDAEVVETLPRFRTMGKEYVTTRQLLSHSAGQRPWYPFHAHDIASREEALDFIYADTLRYPPGTRSRYSDFDMIVLGEMMTTITREPLGDLFDDEIFEPLGMTATGFRGVGVRDPEAAPTETDATWRGRTLQGEVHDEAASVFGGEAGHAGLFSTAADMARFGFMLANGGQANGTRIFRRTTLERFTERVRLRSTYPTGLGWMVNYGDTSAGSAFGPRSFGHTGFTGTSIWVDPDQELFVVLLTNRVHPSRRNTRIREVRPALADAVAGAIQTPPREPARAWGFGPVPTDLPGVAVR is encoded by the coding sequence ATGTCCCTGATCGTCAAGATCGTGACGGCTGTCGGACTGGCCGCAGCTGCGATCTGGTCCGCTTCGTCCGTCCCCGTCCCGGCCCCCGCGCCCGCCCTGGCCCCGTGGGGGCCCTCCGAGGCCTCAGCCGAGGTCCTCGCCGACTCGCTCGCGCTCGACGTGCTGATCGGCCAGGTGGTCGGCGCCCCGGACGACGCGACCGGCCTTGACCGTGCCATCGCGGAAGGCCGCGTCGGGCGGATCGTCGTCTCCCCGCGCCGCGTCGACGCACACCTGGCGCGCCTCCGGGACTGGCAGGCCCGCGCCCCTCTTCCCCTTTCCCTCGCGACGCAGGCAGAGCAGGTGGCGCTGGACGGCCCCCTGACGGCCAGCACGGTCGGGCTCGCCGCTGCCGCTCGCCCCGACCTCGCCTTCATGACGGGCCGCGCCCGCGCCGAGAGCGCCCGCGACCTGGGCATCCAGACGCCCGGCTCCGGCCTCCGCCTCGGGGCCGACGAGACTTCAGAACGGCCCGTCGAGCAGGCGCTGGTGCGGGGTCTCCGGGAGGGCCAGACCCTCCCCGCGGTGACGCTGGCCGCCGCGGCGGACCTCGACGCGTTCGACACGCTCGCCGAGGCGGGCCTGATGGAGGTCCACGTGGACGCGTCCACCCCGTCTGGCGCGGCCCTGGTGGGCCAAGTCACCCAGCGTGGGTCGTACCGTGGGCTCGTCGTGGCCGATCTCGGCCGGAGCGCCGCCGGGGCGGTCGCGGCCCTGCGCGACGGCGCCGACCTCGTCGTCTCTTCGACCCCCTCCGCGGCCTATGATTCGCTGTCCCACGCGCTGCGAACGGGCCGGCTCGCGGCCGAGCGCGTCCGGGAAGCATCGCGGCGCATCCTCGCTGCCAAGGCGTGGAGCGGTCTTGAACTGGTGACTCCCGAGCCGCGCGGAGGGGGCGACGGCTCCACCCGGAGTCTGCGGATCGACCCCCTCCGAGCGCCTTCGGCCTCGCTCCTGCACCGCACCCAGCTCCTCACCGCCGAGATCGCTCGCGCGAGCGTGGCCGTCGTCCAGACCGAAGAGGGCCCGCTGCCGCTGGTCGGCCCGCGCCCGCGGCGGGTGTTCACGGTCGTGCTCGACCCCGGCGCATCCGTCGAGCGCGCACTGCCGTTCGTGAACACGCTCGCGACGGGGCTGGGGCCGGGCTCGTCGGCCAGCTACGCCCGCCTCGGGCTGGGGAAGGACGAGGCGCACTACCGGGAGGCCCTGGACGCCACCCGCGACGCGGACGTGGTGGTGATCGCCGCCTTCCCCGACGCCGACGGACGACTGGCCGCCCGCCACCAGGCCGTCCTCGGCTCGCTCCCGACCCGCCTCCCGACGGTGATGGTCGCCTTCGACGATGGCGCGCTGGCCGCGGGCATGCGCCGCCCCGACGCGCTGCTCGTCGCGAACGGCACGTCGGAGATGGCCCAGACCGCCGCCGCGCAGGCCATCGCGGGACAGATCCCGGTGTCCGGTCGCCTGACCCGTCCGGTCGCAGGCCTCGCGGCAACCGGCGACGGCGTCCGCCTCGCGCAGCAGGTCCTTCGGCCCGGCAGTCCCGAAGAGGCGGGCATCGCCGCCGGAGCCGCCGCGCGCATCGACGACGTGATGCAGCGGGCCGTCTCGTCTGGCGCCTTCCCAGGCGGCGCCATCGCCGTCGGACGCTCGGGCGTGCTGCTGGCGCTCCAGGGCTACGGCCGCCTCACCGCAGGCGGCGCACGCGTCACGCCGGATACGCCGTACGACCTCGCTTCCCTCACCAAGGTGGTCGGGACGACGGCCACCGCCATGCGGATGGTCGAGGATGGCCGCCTCGACCTCGACGCCGAGGTGGTCGAGACCCTGCCTCGCTTCCGGACGATGGGCAAGGAGTACGTCACCACCCGCCAGTTGCTCTCCCACTCGGCGGGACAGCGCCCGTGGTACCCGTTCCACGCCCACGACATCGCCTCGCGTGAGGAGGCGCTGGACTTCATCTACGCCGACACCCTCCGCTATCCCCCGGGCACGCGGTCGCGATACAGCGACTTCGACATGATCGTGCTCGGGGAGATGATGACCACCATCACCCGCGAGCCGCTCGGCGACCTGTTCGACGATGAGATCTTCGAGCCGCTCGGCATGACCGCGACTGGCTTCCGGGGCGTGGGCGTGCGTGACCCCGAGGCCGCGCCGACCGAGACCGATGCCACGTGGCGAGGACGGACGCTGCAGGGCGAGGTCCACGACGAGGCCGCGTCGGTGTTCGGGGGCGAGGCGGGCCACGCGGGGCTGTTCTCGACCGCCGCCGACATGGCCCGCTTCGGCTTCATGCTCGCCAACGGCGGGCAGGCCAACGGCACGCGCATCTTCCGCCGGACGACCCTGGAGCGGTTCACCGAGCGCGTCCGCCTCCGAAGCACCTACCCGACCGGCCTCGGGTGGATGGTGAACTACGGCGACACGTCGGCGGGGAGCGCCTTCGGGCCACGCTCCTTTGGCCACACCGGCTTCACGGGCACCTCCATCTGGGTCGACCCCGACCAGGAGTTGTTCGTCGTGCTTCTCACCAACCGCGTCCACCCGTCGCGACGCAACACCCGGATCCGCGAGGTGCGCCCGGCGCTCGCCGACGCGGTAGCGGGTGCCATCCAGACCCCACCTCGCGAGCCCGCCCGCGCCTGGGGCTTCGGCCCCGTCCCCACGGACTTGCCCGGCGTCGCCGTTCGCTAG
- a CDS encoding FmdB family transcriptional regulator, giving the protein MPTYVYRRPDGTTFEAFQSISAPALTEDPETGVPVTRVISGGAGLQFKGDGFYITDYVKKSGSASESGEAAPKSETSSAKPAPKKADSAPKASTSSSSSASE; this is encoded by the coding sequence ATGCCCACCTACGTCTACCGCCGCCCCGACGGCACCACCTTCGAGGCCTTCCAGAGCATCTCCGCTCCGGCCCTCACCGAGGACCCCGAGACGGGTGTCCCCGTCACCCGCGTCATCTCCGGCGGCGCCGGCCTGCAGTTCAAGGGCGACGGCTTCTACATCACCGACTACGTCAAGAAGAGCGGCTCGGCGAGCGAGTCGGGCGAGGCGGCGCCGAAGAGCGAGACCTCCTCTGCCAAGCCCGCGCCGAAGAAGGCGGACAGCGCGCCCAAGGCGTCGACCAGCAGCAGCTCGTCGGCGAGCGAGTAG
- a CDS encoding GWxTD domain-containing protein, with translation MAPPRSRLRALVLVGVALMGVGCSGSVPPEARIDANAAAYRAGEPVFVLDAVASVRDDASGVDVRLGLPPSSLVFRPAEDGLVAAAEWVVTVEQEGGAPRTRSVRDSLRVGAGEAARSVTPTWRAERFDVPPGRYLVRAVLEDLGSGRTAERQLQVVVAVPSEAPALGGLRLEGEQPSGEVAPVDVSAVPARLDSLRAVAQATGLPDEAVTVLTVLRLTADDAPARPMDDFVPLEGSLAARGVDASRVDTVQTVRQTLLNPADAVDVEAPVPPLDPGVYRAEIRVEAPGGESLDASERLFVVRRRDYPQVTRLGDLIGPLTYLARPGEFDAITEAESPAAQRRAFDRFWGERLDDRRLAAATVRAYYERVEEANRLFATYKEGWKTDQGMLYVLLGPPGFVEATPTGERWSYALGGGGPSLFVFERTAGRPFESASFSVLTFQRSRAYADLLRHVQRQWRSGVVP, from the coding sequence GTGGCCCCGCCGCGGTCCCGCCTGCGCGCGCTCGTCCTGGTCGGCGTGGCGCTGATGGGGGTCGGGTGCAGCGGATCGGTGCCCCCTGAGGCGCGGATCGACGCCAACGCGGCGGCCTACCGGGCCGGTGAGCCAGTGTTCGTCCTCGACGCCGTCGCCAGCGTCCGGGACGATGCATCGGGCGTGGACGTGCGCCTCGGGCTTCCGCCGTCCTCGCTGGTGTTCCGCCCGGCCGAGGACGGCCTCGTCGCGGCGGCCGAGTGGGTGGTGACCGTTGAGCAGGAGGGAGGCGCCCCGCGCACGCGCTCGGTCCGCGACTCCCTCCGGGTCGGGGCTGGCGAGGCGGCGAGGTCTGTGACGCCGACGTGGCGGGCCGAGCGGTTCGACGTGCCGCCGGGTCGCTACCTCGTCCGGGCCGTTCTGGAGGACCTCGGAAGCGGACGAACGGCGGAGCGCCAGCTTCAGGTCGTCGTCGCGGTCCCGTCGGAAGCACCGGCTCTGGGCGGTCTCCGCCTCGAAGGGGAGCAGCCTTCGGGAGAGGTCGCCCCGGTGGATGTGTCCGCGGTGCCGGCGCGCCTCGATTCGCTCCGCGCCGTCGCACAGGCCACCGGACTCCCCGACGAGGCGGTGACGGTCCTCACGGTCCTCCGCCTGACCGCCGACGACGCGCCGGCCCGACCCATGGACGACTTCGTGCCGCTGGAGGGCAGCCTCGCCGCTCGCGGCGTAGACGCGTCGCGCGTCGACACGGTCCAGACGGTCCGCCAGACCCTCCTCAACCCGGCGGACGCCGTCGATGTGGAGGCCCCGGTGCCGCCGCTCGACCCCGGCGTGTACCGGGCGGAGATCCGGGTGGAAGCCCCCGGCGGCGAGAGTCTCGACGCCTCGGAGCGGCTGTTCGTCGTGCGCCGCCGCGACTATCCCCAGGTGACCCGCCTCGGCGACCTGATCGGGCCTCTGACGTACCTCGCCAGGCCGGGGGAGTTCGATGCCATCACCGAGGCCGAGAGCCCGGCCGCGCAGCGGCGTGCCTTCGACCGGTTCTGGGGTGAGCGCCTCGACGACCGTCGCCTCGCGGCGGCGACCGTCCGCGCGTACTACGAGCGGGTCGAGGAGGCCAACCGGCTCTTCGCGACCTACAAGGAGGGGTGGAAGACGGACCAGGGCATGCTCTACGTCCTCCTCGGCCCGCCCGGCTTCGTGGAGGCGACCCCGACCGGCGAGCGCTGGAGCTACGCCCTCGGCGGCGGTGGCCCGTCGCTGTTCGTCTTCGAGCGGACCGCCGGGCGGCCGTTCGAGAGCGCCTCGTTCTCCGTCCTCACCTTCCAGCGCAGCCGTGCCTACGCCGACCTGCTCCGCCACGTCCAGCGGCAGTGGCGATCCGGCGTGGTGCCGTAG
- the tpiA gene encoding triose-phosphate isomerase encodes MLVAGNWKMNLSHADAVGLAADVVAAVAADADDVGVAVCPPAIWLDAVAERLRDSEVRLGAQNVHPAASGAFTGEVAASMLDDLGVEYVIVGHSERRQLFGETSAFVAEKVRAAQAARLAPILCVGETLEERESGDAEAIVLAQLADSLAEVESADLVVAYEPVWAIGTGRTASPEQAQAMHAAIRGALAARFEEGEDIEILYGGSVKPDNAAELFAQPDLDGALVGGASLDAASFAAIVAAARASMDADDAC; translated from the coding sequence ATGCTCGTCGCTGGAAACTGGAAAATGAACCTCAGCCACGCGGATGCCGTGGGCCTCGCCGCCGACGTCGTGGCGGCCGTCGCCGCCGACGCGGACGACGTGGGCGTGGCCGTGTGCCCACCTGCCATCTGGCTGGATGCCGTCGCCGAGCGGCTCCGCGACAGCGAGGTGCGGCTCGGCGCTCAGAACGTCCACCCGGCCGCGTCGGGTGCGTTCACGGGCGAGGTCGCCGCGTCGATGCTGGACGATCTCGGGGTCGAGTACGTCATCGTGGGCCACTCCGAGCGGCGGCAGCTGTTCGGAGAGACGAGCGCGTTCGTGGCCGAGAAGGTGCGCGCCGCGCAGGCCGCCCGTCTGGCCCCGATCCTGTGCGTCGGCGAGACGCTGGAGGAGCGCGAATCCGGCGACGCCGAGGCGATCGTGCTCGCCCAACTCGCCGACTCGCTCGCCGAGGTGGAGTCGGCCGACCTCGTGGTCGCCTACGAGCCCGTCTGGGCCATCGGCACCGGGCGCACCGCTTCCCCGGAGCAGGCGCAGGCCATGCACGCGGCCATCCGCGGGGCGCTGGCTGCGCGCTTCGAGGAGGGGGAGGACATCGAGATCCTCTACGGCGGCAGCGTCAAGCCCGACAACGCGGCGGAGCTGTTCGCGCAGCCCGACCTCGACGGTGCTCTCGTCGGTGGTGCGAGCCTGGACGCGGCCTCTTTCGCCGCCATCGTCGCGGCGGCACGCGCGTCCATGGACGCCGACGACGCGTGCTGA
- a CDS encoding GAF domain-containing protein — protein sequence MDLRPSLDPAPTDRHEVVREGVPSPMPADLYKTVFEASFGLSLVADGEGRIRALSDAAADLFPSRRVALGSQVQEAPWWAEPDRVAESVRLARGGLLDRFLAPIRRDGVESTLLVDVQSVDGPDGELWFLLEARDVTTLLASEAHLQDAHMALDRERAQLRAVLDATPDAIASVDAEGRVLVVNQSARDLGLDADEALFLGEPVLERGTWGAHWQRALSGETVRTRVRRAASDLRPAEWLDLAFAPVRVGGDVRGAVVAVVDVTSRIHAEEIEGAVEAGLVGTFVLDAHGHLVRSTAVLRALFGRPGAKSVEDLADALIDPEVARAAFRDVLAAPGRTLDLRARLADNPASLWVRGTSIPGEEGTRLVGVAYDTTPIQDADAAERWADLVDAGGWGGQGASAETVDVGVLAAPPDPAALAARLDALRRTGLLGAEPSESFEALTRLVSASLGVPVSLVSLVDEDRQVFAGRTGTDLTETPLSHSFCQHVANERRPMVVDDARTSPRVSDNPAVEAMDVIAYLGVPVAAPDGHVIGALCAIDHSPHAWTEDELRLLSSLAEAVTAEVAAHQADPSSDS from the coding sequence ATGGACCTGCGCCCCTCGCTCGACCCTGCGCCGACCGACCGCCACGAGGTGGTCCGGGAGGGCGTGCCCTCACCCATGCCGGCGGACCTCTACAAGACCGTGTTCGAGGCGTCGTTCGGTCTCAGCCTCGTCGCCGACGGCGAGGGGCGAATCCGGGCTCTGAGCGATGCCGCGGCCGACCTGTTTCCCTCCCGCCGCGTCGCCCTCGGCTCGCAGGTGCAGGAGGCGCCGTGGTGGGCAGAGCCGGATCGAGTGGCAGAGAGCGTCCGTCTGGCGCGAGGCGGGCTCCTCGACCGATTCCTGGCGCCCATTCGCCGCGACGGCGTCGAGAGCACCCTCCTCGTGGATGTGCAGTCGGTCGACGGCCCCGACGGAGAGCTCTGGTTCTTGCTGGAGGCCCGCGACGTGACCACGTTGCTGGCGTCGGAGGCGCACCTTCAGGACGCGCACATGGCGCTGGACCGGGAGCGCGCCCAACTCCGCGCCGTCCTCGACGCCACCCCCGACGCCATCGCCTCGGTGGACGCCGAGGGGAGGGTCCTGGTCGTCAACCAGTCGGCCCGCGACCTCGGCCTCGACGCCGACGAGGCGCTCTTTCTCGGCGAGCCCGTTCTGGAGCGGGGCACCTGGGGAGCACACTGGCAGCGCGCGCTGTCCGGTGAGACCGTGCGCACCCGCGTGCGCCGCGCCGCCTCGGACCTGCGGCCGGCCGAGTGGCTCGACCTCGCCTTCGCCCCGGTCCGCGTGGGGGGCGACGTCCGCGGTGCCGTCGTGGCCGTCGTGGATGTCACCTCGCGCATCCATGCCGAGGAGATCGAAGGGGCCGTCGAGGCGGGGCTGGTCGGCACCTTCGTGCTGGACGCTCACGGTCACCTCGTCCGCTCCACCGCCGTCCTCCGCGCGCTGTTCGGGCGGCCAGGGGCCAAGTCCGTCGAGGATCTCGCCGACGCCCTCATCGACCCCGAGGTCGCCAGGGCAGCCTTCCGCGATGTGCTGGCCGCGCCAGGACGAACCCTCGACCTGCGGGCGCGGCTGGCCGACAACCCGGCGAGCCTCTGGGTTCGGGGCACCTCCATCCCCGGTGAGGAAGGGACGCGCCTCGTGGGCGTCGCCTACGACACGACCCCGATCCAGGACGCCGACGCCGCCGAGCGGTGGGCCGACCTGGTGGACGCCGGGGGCTGGGGCGGGCAGGGCGCTTCGGCTGAGACGGTGGACGTCGGCGTGCTGGCCGCCCCCCCCGACCCTGCCGCCCTCGCCGCGCGCCTCGACGCGCTCCGCCGGACGGGCCTTCTGGGCGCCGAGCCCTCGGAGTCGTTCGAGGCGCTGACCCGGCTCGTCTCCGCGTCCTTGGGCGTACCGGTGTCCCTCGTCTCGCTCGTCGACGAGGACCGCCAGGTGTTCGCCGGCCGGACGGGGACAGACCTGACGGAGACGCCGCTCAGCCACTCCTTCTGCCAGCACGTCGCCAACGAACGGCGGCCGATGGTGGTGGACGACGCGCGGACGTCACCGCGGGTCTCCGACAATCCGGCCGTCGAGGCCATGGACGTGATCGCGTACCTCGGCGTCCCCGTGGCCGCACCCGACGGTCACGTCATCGGCGCCCTCTGCGCCATCGACCACTCGCCCCATGCCTGGACCGAGGACGAGCTCCGGCTCCTCTCGTCCCTCGCCGAAGCGGTGACCGCCGAGGTGGCGGCTCACCAGGCAGACCCTTCTTCTGACTCTTGA